The following are from one region of the Rhizobacter sp. AJA081-3 genome:
- the cyaY gene encoding iron donor protein CyaY: MNDTEFHSITASMLARIESTVDQWLQDDVVDIDTHRTGGLLELGFPNGSKIVINTQPPLHEMWLAARQGGFHYKYAKGAWRDTRDGREFFEALSACASEQAGRPLRFEPAVSA, translated from the coding sequence CTGAACGACACCGAGTTCCATTCGATCACCGCGTCGATGCTCGCCCGCATCGAATCCACGGTCGACCAATGGTTGCAGGATGATGTCGTCGACATCGACACGCACCGTACCGGGGGTCTGCTCGAGCTCGGCTTCCCCAACGGCAGCAAGATCGTGATCAACACGCAGCCGCCGCTGCACGAGATGTGGCTGGCGGCACGCCAAGGCGGCTTCCACTACAAGTACGCGAAGGGTGCCTGGCGCGATACGCGCGACGGCCGCGAGTTCTTCGAGGCCCTGTCGGCCTGCGCGAGCGAGCAGGCCGGCCGGCCGCTGCGCTTCGAGCCGGCCGTCAGCGCTTGA
- a CDS encoding pilus assembly protein PilM encodes MSFLDTLLGRKHSPMIGLDISSSSVKLVELGQTANGEYVLERFAAESFEKGWITDGQIEKFDEVAEAVKRVVAKSGTKTRQVVMAMPQSAVITKKIMLPAGLREEELELQVESEANQYIPFSLDEVSLDFCVIGPSPTSVGDVEVLIAASRKDRVQDRQGLAEAAGLKPTVLDIESHASRLAMSRVVAGLPSEGKDALVALFEIGADTTSLKVLRDDEMLYDRDQAFGGSQLTQLISRQYGFSFEEAEQKKLAADLPEDYESTLLAPFVDSLSQEIGRALQYFFTSTPHHKVHYVMLAGGTATLPGLKDRVTELTGFASMVVNPFENMKLGSAVRESKLRREAPSYLTACGLAMRRFLQ; translated from the coding sequence GTGAGCTTCCTTGACACCTTGCTGGGCCGAAAGCACTCGCCGATGATCGGGTTGGACATCAGTTCGTCCAGCGTGAAATTGGTGGAGCTCGGCCAGACCGCAAACGGCGAATACGTGCTCGAGCGGTTTGCCGCCGAGAGCTTCGAGAAGGGCTGGATCACCGACGGCCAGATTGAGAAGTTCGATGAGGTCGCGGAAGCCGTCAAACGGGTGGTGGCCAAGAGTGGCACCAAGACTCGCCAAGTGGTGATGGCCATGCCGCAGTCGGCCGTGATCACCAAGAAGATCATGCTGCCGGCGGGTCTTCGTGAAGAAGAGCTCGAACTTCAGGTCGAGTCCGAGGCCAATCAGTACATCCCGTTCTCACTGGATGAAGTGAGCCTGGACTTCTGCGTGATCGGTCCCAGCCCCACCTCCGTCGGAGACGTCGAGGTGTTGATCGCTGCGTCGCGCAAGGACCGGGTGCAGGACCGTCAAGGCCTGGCCGAAGCCGCGGGCCTGAAACCGACCGTGCTCGACATCGAATCGCACGCCTCCCGGCTGGCCATGAGCCGTGTGGTGGCTGGCCTGCCCAGCGAGGGCAAGGATGCGCTCGTGGCCCTGTTCGAGATCGGCGCCGATACGACCAGCCTGAAGGTGCTGCGCGACGACGAGATGCTCTACGACCGCGACCAGGCGTTCGGCGGCTCCCAGCTCACCCAGCTGATCTCGCGCCAGTACGGCTTCTCGTTCGAGGAGGCCGAGCAGAAAAAGCTCGCCGCCGACCTGCCGGAAGACTACGAGAGCACCTTGCTCGCGCCGTTCGTCGACAGCCTGTCGCAGGAAATCGGGCGCGCGCTGCAGTACTTCTTCACCAGCACGCCACATCACAAGGTCCACTACGTGATGTTGGCCGGTGGCACGGCCACCTTGCCGGGGCTGAAGGACCGTGTCACCGAACTCACCGGCTTCGCCTCGATGGTGGTGAACCCGTTCGAGAACATGAAGTTGGGTTCCGCGGTGCGTGAAAGCAAGCTGCGCCGCGAGGCGCCGTCCTACCTGACCGCCTGCGGCCTGGCGATGCGGAGGTTCCTGCAGTGA
- a CDS encoding penicillin-binding protein 1A, with translation MTDSERPAEGAPVSRGSGASALPAWAAWPVKALLALAGLTAAAVASVLILVAIALAVAYPNLPEISGLTDYRPKLPMRIFSADEVLLGEFGEERRSFAPIAEIPKVMQQAVLAIEDARFYEHSGVDYKGVLRAGLAHLSESRSQGASTITMQVARNFYLSTEKTFTRKIYEVLLALKIESLLSKEQILEVYMNQIFLGQRAYGFAAASEIYFGKPLKDLSIAEAAMLAGLPKAPSAYNPIVNPKRATERQQYIIDRMLENGFITAEQHDAAKAETLRYRTQSEVAVHAEHVAEVARQLIFSQYGADAYTRGLNVYLTLGSTEQMVAYRALRKGIMDFERRQVYRGPEAYVDLPANPKDLDARVAEALQDHPDNDELKAAVALEASPKKVVAALQSGETVTMTGDGLKPATSGLAEKGNPKTAIRRGAVIRVIRGPKGDWSITQQPEVEGAFVALDPRSGAIRAMVGGFDFSKSSFNHVTQAWRQPGSSFKPFIYSASLEKGFTPATVINDAPLFFDADVTGSQPWEPKNYDGQFDGPMSMRRGLAKSKNMISIRILQAITPQFAQDWVTRFGFEAEKHPAFLTMALGAGAVTPLQMATAYGVFANGGYRVSPMLISRITDSKGRVLNEPKPALLDESARTLEARNAFVMTSLLQEVTRSGTAASAQARLKRPDIYGKTGTTNDSNDAWFAGWQKEVVAVVWMGYDTPRKLGDRETGGGLSLPVWIDYMSVALKGVPVSEPAAPPGVVNVGGEWYYNEYANGSGVNSLGLEEPAATTEPPVEEERKGILDLFKR, from the coding sequence ATGACCGATTCAGAGCGCCCTGCCGAGGGTGCCCCAGTTTCCCGAGGCTCCGGCGCCTCCGCCCTGCCAGCTTGGGCAGCGTGGCCCGTGAAGGCCCTGCTGGCCCTGGCCGGGCTCACTGCGGCTGCGGTGGCTTCCGTGCTGATCCTGGTGGCGATTGCGCTGGCCGTCGCCTATCCCAACCTGCCGGAGATCAGTGGTCTGACCGACTACCGTCCGAAGCTGCCGATGCGCATCTTCTCGGCCGACGAGGTGCTGCTCGGCGAATTCGGCGAGGAGCGGAGAAGCTTTGCGCCGATCGCGGAGATTCCGAAGGTGATGCAGCAAGCCGTGCTTGCCATCGAGGACGCGCGCTTCTACGAGCACAGCGGCGTCGACTACAAGGGCGTGCTGCGCGCCGGCCTGGCCCACCTGAGCGAGTCGCGAAGTCAGGGTGCCTCGACCATCACCATGCAGGTGGCGCGCAACTTCTACCTGTCCACCGAGAAGACCTTCACCCGCAAGATCTACGAGGTGCTGCTGGCACTGAAGATCGAGAGCCTGCTCAGCAAGGAGCAGATCCTCGAGGTCTACATGAACCAGATCTTCCTCGGACAGCGGGCCTACGGCTTCGCCGCCGCCAGCGAGATCTACTTCGGCAAGCCGCTGAAGGACCTGTCGATCGCCGAGGCGGCCATGCTCGCCGGGCTGCCGAAGGCGCCTTCGGCCTACAACCCAATCGTCAACCCGAAGCGGGCCACCGAGCGGCAGCAGTACATCATCGACCGCATGCTGGAGAACGGCTTCATCACCGCCGAACAGCACGATGCCGCCAAGGCCGAGACGCTGCGCTACCGCACCCAGAGCGAAGTCGCAGTGCATGCCGAGCACGTGGCCGAGGTCGCGCGCCAGCTGATCTTCAGCCAGTACGGCGCCGATGCCTACACCCGCGGCCTGAACGTCTACCTGACCCTCGGTTCGACCGAGCAGATGGTGGCCTACCGCGCCCTGCGCAAGGGCATCATGGATTTCGAGCGGCGCCAGGTCTATCGCGGGCCGGAGGCTTACGTCGATCTGCCAGCGAACCCGAAGGACCTGGACGCGCGCGTCGCCGAGGCGCTGCAGGACCACCCGGACAACGACGAATTGAAGGCTGCCGTCGCCCTCGAGGCCAGCCCGAAGAAGGTGGTGGCGGCGCTGCAGTCAGGCGAAACGGTCACCATGACGGGCGATGGCCTGAAGCCCGCCACCTCGGGGCTGGCAGAAAAGGGCAACCCGAAAACGGCCATCCGGCGCGGCGCGGTGATCCGCGTCATCCGCGGCCCCAAGGGCGACTGGAGCATCACGCAGCAACCCGAGGTGGAAGGTGCCTTTGTCGCGCTCGATCCGCGCAGCGGCGCGATCCGCGCGATGGTCGGCGGCTTCGACTTCTCCAAGAGCAGCTTCAACCACGTCACGCAGGCCTGGCGCCAGCCGGGTTCGAGCTTCAAGCCGTTCATCTACTCCGCCTCGCTCGAGAAGGGCTTCACGCCGGCGACGGTGATCAACGACGCGCCGCTGTTCTTCGACGCTGACGTGACCGGCAGCCAGCCCTGGGAGCCGAAGAACTACGACGGCCAGTTCGACGGTCCGATGTCGATGCGCCGCGGCCTGGCGAAGTCCAAGAACATGATCTCGATCCGCATCCTGCAGGCCATCACGCCGCAGTTCGCGCAGGACTGGGTCACGCGCTTCGGCTTCGAGGCCGAGAAGCACCCGGCTTTCCTGACGATGGCGCTCGGCGCCGGTGCGGTGACGCCGCTGCAGATGGCCACCGCCTATGGCGTGTTCGCCAACGGCGGCTACCGCGTCAGCCCGATGCTGATCAGCCGCATCACCGACAGCAAGGGCCGCGTTCTCAACGAGCCCAAACCCGCGCTGCTGGACGAGTCGGCACGCACGCTGGAAGCACGCAACGCATTCGTCATGACCAGCCTGCTGCAGGAAGTGACGCGATCGGGCACGGCAGCCAGCGCGCAGGCCCGCCTCAAGCGGCCCGACATCTACGGCAAGACCGGCACCACCAACGACTCGAACGACGCCTGGTTCGCCGGCTGGCAGAAAGAAGTGGTCGCAGTCGTCTGGATGGGCTACGACACGCCGCGCAAACTGGGTGACCGCGAAACCGGCGGCGGCCTGTCGCTGCCGGTGTGGATCGACTACATGAGCGTGGCGCTCAAGGGAGTGCCGGTGTCCGAGCCCGCCGCACCGCCGGGCGTGGTGAACGTGGGCGGCGAGTGGTACTACAACGAGTATGCCAACGGCAGCGGGGTCAACAGCCTGGGCCTCGAGGAGCCGGCCGCGACCACCGAGCCGCCGGTCGAGGAAGAGCGCAAGGGCATCCTCGACCTGTTCAAGCGCTGA
- the aroB gene encoding 3-dehydroquinate synthase, which yields MSQTQTAIVPIELESRSYDILIGNDLLRVPSSYEGLPRATDAMIVTNSTVAPLYAPALKAALAARYRRVHLVELPDGEAHKDWATLNQIFDALLGAGCDRKTVLFALGGGVVGDMTGFAAASYMRGVPFVQVPTTLLAQVDSSVGGKTAINHPLGKNMIGAFYQPVRVIADLQTLKTLPQREIAAGLAEVIKYGPIADEAFFLWIEAHVDALVALDPAALAHAVKRSCEIKAHVVAQDERESGLRAILNFGHTFGHAIEAGLGFGSWLHGEAVGCGMVMAAELSRRLGLIDAVYAKRIRDVVGRVGLPVRAPDLGVSRWLELMRLDKKAEGGEIRFVVIESPGRAGVRAAPDALVGEVIAALVA from the coding sequence ATGAGTCAAACGCAGACCGCAATCGTTCCCATCGAACTGGAAAGCCGCAGCTACGACATCCTGATCGGCAACGACCTGCTCCGCGTACCTTCGAGCTACGAAGGGCTGCCGCGCGCGACGGATGCCATGATCGTCACGAACTCGACGGTCGCCCCGTTGTACGCGCCAGCGCTCAAGGCCGCACTCGCGGCACGATACCGCCGCGTCCACCTCGTCGAGTTACCCGACGGCGAGGCCCACAAGGATTGGGCCACGCTCAATCAGATTTTCGATGCCTTGCTCGGCGCGGGTTGCGATCGCAAGACGGTGCTCTTCGCGCTCGGCGGCGGCGTGGTCGGCGACATGACAGGCTTCGCTGCCGCGAGCTACATGCGCGGCGTACCCTTCGTCCAGGTGCCCACCACGCTGCTCGCCCAGGTGGACTCGTCGGTGGGTGGCAAGACTGCGATCAACCATCCGCTCGGCAAGAACATGATCGGCGCCTTCTACCAGCCGGTGCGAGTGATCGCCGACTTGCAGACACTGAAGACCTTGCCGCAACGCGAGATCGCCGCGGGCCTCGCCGAGGTGATCAAGTACGGCCCGATCGCAGACGAGGCGTTCTTCCTCTGGATCGAGGCGCATGTCGATGCCTTGGTAGCGCTCGATCCAGCAGCACTGGCCCACGCCGTGAAGCGTTCGTGCGAGATCAAGGCCCACGTGGTGGCGCAGGACGAGCGCGAATCCGGCCTGCGTGCCATCCTGAACTTCGGCCACACCTTCGGCCACGCCATCGAAGCCGGCCTTGGCTTCGGCTCGTGGCTCCACGGCGAGGCAGTCGGCTGCGGCATGGTGATGGCGGCCGAACTGTCGCGCCGGCTCGGCCTGATCGACGCGGTCTATGCGAAGCGCATCCGCGATGTCGTGGGGCGTGTCGGTCTGCCGGTGCGTGCGCCCGATCTCGGAGTGTCTCGCTGGCTCGAGCTGATGCGACTGGACAAGAAGGCCGAGGGCGGC
- the pilQ gene encoding type IV pilus secretin PilQ, whose translation MSMWRVRALALVLGIGAPLAGWAQNAIQSINSTQQGTAEVVRIELSEPLAAVPAGFTIQTPPRIAIDLPGVTNALGRSSVEVNQGNLRSVNVAQAGERTRLVLNLKQASSYKAQLQGKTLLLVLEPTGTSAVAQAASPEPVRFAESLNKDQLALKDVDFRRGNDGAGRVVVELANNQVGVDIRQQGQSLIVEFLRSTLPENLRRRLDVTDFGTPVQSITTAQQGDRVRMTVNPKGNWEHSAYQSDNQFVLEVRPQKVDPNKLTQGPGYAGEKLSLNFQNIEVRALLQVIADFTNFNVVTSDTVTGNVTLRLKDVPWDQALDIILQAKGLGLRKSGNVIWIAPKDELAAKEKVDLESKAQISALEPVRTQSFQLNYAKAEELAKGLSGQGGGGSNATKILSPRGSVIFETRTNQLFVSDTPSKLEEVQMMISKIDVPVRQVLIEARIVIADDKFGSSLGVKLGALDLRGQRGGLPGYTVSGDTRVTVGGNMNAVAGQTLQTDTLNFSDTSFVTLPAVGQGGYNPASFALSLFGASSNRFLNLEISALEADGKGKVVSSPRVVTADQQKALIEQGTELPYQTATSSGATALQFRKANLKLEVTPQITPEGSVMLDVDVNKDSVGQATAAGFAIDTKHVKTQVLVENGGTVVIGGIFEQTDRTDITKVPFLGDVPVLGNLFKTTTKSSQRTELLIFLTPKVVTERATAP comes from the coding sequence ATGAGCATGTGGCGCGTTCGCGCACTGGCACTCGTGTTGGGCATCGGCGCGCCGTTGGCGGGTTGGGCCCAAAACGCCATCCAGTCGATCAACAGCACGCAGCAAGGTACTGCCGAGGTGGTCCGGATCGAACTGAGCGAGCCGCTGGCCGCTGTTCCCGCCGGATTCACGATCCAGACGCCGCCCCGCATCGCCATCGACCTACCGGGCGTGACCAACGCGCTCGGGCGGTCATCGGTCGAGGTCAACCAGGGCAATCTGCGCAGCGTCAACGTGGCGCAGGCGGGCGAGCGCACGCGGCTGGTTCTCAATCTCAAGCAGGCGTCCAGCTACAAGGCCCAGTTGCAGGGCAAGACACTGCTGCTCGTGCTCGAGCCGACCGGCACATCCGCCGTGGCCCAGGCCGCGTCACCCGAACCGGTGCGCTTCGCCGAGAGCCTGAACAAGGACCAGCTGGCACTCAAGGACGTCGATTTCCGCCGCGGTAACGACGGCGCCGGGCGAGTGGTTGTCGAGCTGGCCAACAACCAGGTCGGCGTCGACATCCGCCAGCAAGGCCAAAGCCTGATCGTCGAGTTCCTTCGCTCGACGCTGCCCGAGAATCTTCGTCGCCGCCTGGACGTGACGGACTTCGGCACACCGGTGCAATCCATCACCACCGCGCAGCAGGGTGACCGGGTTCGCATGACGGTCAATCCGAAGGGCAACTGGGAGCACAGCGCCTACCAGAGCGACAACCAGTTCGTGCTTGAAGTGCGACCCCAGAAGGTCGATCCGAACAAGCTCACGCAAGGTCCGGGTTACGCCGGCGAGAAGCTCTCGCTGAACTTCCAGAACATCGAAGTCCGCGCCTTGCTGCAGGTGATCGCCGACTTCACCAACTTCAACGTGGTGACCAGCGACACGGTGACCGGCAACGTGACGCTGCGCCTGAAGGACGTGCCCTGGGACCAGGCGCTCGACATCATCCTGCAGGCCAAGGGACTGGGCCTGCGCAAGTCGGGCAACGTGATCTGGATCGCGCCCAAGGACGAGCTGGCGGCCAAGGAGAAGGTCGACCTGGAATCGAAGGCGCAGATCTCCGCGCTGGAACCGGTTCGCACGCAGTCGTTCCAGCTCAACTACGCCAAGGCCGAAGAACTGGCCAAAGGCTTGAGCGGCCAGGGCGGCGGCGGCAGTAACGCGACCAAGATCCTCTCGCCGCGGGGTAGCGTGATATTCGAAACGCGAACCAATCAACTGTTCGTGAGCGACACGCCCTCGAAGCTCGAAGAAGTGCAGATGATGATCAGCAAGATCGACGTGCCCGTGCGGCAGGTTCTGATCGAAGCGCGCATCGTCATCGCGGACGACAAATTCGGCAGCTCGCTCGGCGTGAAGCTCGGCGCGCTGGATCTGCGCGGTCAGCGCGGTGGATTGCCCGGCTACACGGTGTCGGGCGATACGCGTGTGACTGTCGGCGGCAACATGAACGCCGTGGCCGGGCAGACCCTGCAGACCGATACGCTTAACTTCAGCGACACATCGTTCGTGACGCTGCCGGCTGTCGGACAAGGCGGCTACAACCCGGCTTCGTTCGCGCTGTCTCTCTTCGGTGCTTCGTCGAACCGGTTCCTGAACCTGGAGATTTCAGCATTGGAGGCCGATGGCAAGGGGAAGGTCGTCTCCAGCCCGCGTGTCGTGACGGCCGACCAGCAGAAGGCGCTGATCGAGCAGGGCACGGAACTGCCGTATCAGACCGCTACGTCCAGTGGAGCGACGGCGCTGCAGTTCCGCAAGGCCAACCTGAAGCTGGAAGTCACGCCGCAGATCACGCCGGAAGGCAGCGTCATGCTGGACGTCGACGTCAACAAGGACAGCGTCGGGCAGGCCACTGCTGCAGGTTTCGCGATCGACACCAAGCACGTCAAGACGCAGGTGCTGGTCGAGAACGGCGGCACAGTCGTCATCGGCGGCATCTTCGAACAGACCGACCGCACCGACATCACCAAGGTCCCGTTCCTGGGTGACGTGCCGGTTCTGGGCAACCTGTTCAAGACCACCACCAAGTCGTCGCAGCGTACTGAACTGCTGATCTTCCTCACGCCCAAGGTCGTGACGGAGCGCGCCACAGCGCCGTAA
- a CDS encoding lipoprotein, producing the protein MLQCKTSVPTPTRRVVSARPHGLVVIAAGLALAGLSACGQKGPLIAPKPATAASAPASR; encoded by the coding sequence ATGCTGCAGTGCAAGACCAGTGTACCGACGCCGACGCGCCGCGTCGTCTCCGCCCGCCCTCACGGCCTCGTTGTCATTGCCGCCGGCCTCGCGCTGGCAGGCCTGTCGGCCTGCGGCCAGAAGGGCCCGCTGATCGCGCCCAAGCCCGCCACAGCCGCGTCCGCGCCGGCTTCGCGATGA
- a CDS encoding type 4a pilus biogenesis protein PilO, translating into MATKRGMNVDLNSVFEGAASQFRGLNPNEPGQWPMLPKLMTWTGLALAMVVLGWFLLLTDAHDALEAERTKETALKTDYRGKLGQAVNLGELRKQKLQVEEYVTQLEKQLPGKAEMDALLSDINQAGIGRGLQFELFRPGSVVVKDYYAELPISIKVSGRYHDIGAFAADISNLSRIVTLHNLNIASVNRTDGTLGMEATARTYRYLDPSEVESQKAEKAKAAAKAGAAGAKK; encoded by the coding sequence ATGGCAACCAAGCGAGGCATGAACGTCGATCTGAACTCGGTTTTCGAGGGCGCGGCGTCGCAGTTCCGAGGACTGAACCCGAACGAGCCCGGCCAATGGCCGATGTTGCCCAAGCTGATGACCTGGACGGGTCTGGCGCTGGCGATGGTGGTGCTAGGCTGGTTCCTGCTCCTGACTGACGCGCACGACGCGCTGGAGGCGGAGCGCACCAAGGAGACCGCTCTCAAGACCGACTACCGCGGCAAGCTGGGTCAGGCAGTCAACCTGGGTGAACTGCGCAAGCAGAAGCTGCAGGTCGAGGAATACGTGACCCAACTCGAGAAGCAGTTGCCGGGCAAGGCGGAGATGGATGCATTGCTCTCCGACATCAATCAGGCCGGTATCGGGCGTGGGCTGCAATTCGAACTCTTCCGCCCTGGCAGCGTGGTGGTGAAGGACTACTACGCGGAGTTGCCGATCTCCATCAAGGTCTCTGGGCGGTATCACGATATCGGGGCTTTTGCTGCAGACATTTCGAACCTGTCGCGCATCGTGACGCTGCACAACCTCAACATCGCTTCAGTCAATCGAACGGATGGAACACTTGGCATGGAAGCGACGGCGCGCACCTACCGCTACCTCGATCCGTCCGAGGTCGAGAGCCAGAAGGCTGAGAAGGCCAAGGCTGCGGCCAAGGCCGGCGCAGCGGGGGCCAAGAAATGA
- a CDS encoding pilus assembly protein PilP — protein sequence MKAVNLGIVRPAMAVIALATLVGCGAEQEELSQWMEQQRREVKPNVTPLTPPKKFSPQAYVALNGVEPFSAQKLTVALKQEARQPNSLLAAEINRRKEPLEAYPLDSMRMVGSVNRSGRPYALLRVDNLLYQVKQGDYLGQNYGKITKISETDVTLREIVQDAAGEWIERASALQLQEKAR from the coding sequence ATGAAGGCAGTGAATCTCGGGATCGTGCGGCCCGCAATGGCGGTGATCGCCCTGGCCACGCTCGTCGGCTGCGGCGCCGAGCAAGAAGAGCTGAGCCAGTGGATGGAGCAGCAGCGCCGCGAGGTCAAGCCCAACGTGACGCCGCTCACACCACCCAAGAAGTTTTCGCCGCAGGCGTATGTCGCCCTCAACGGAGTCGAGCCGTTCAGTGCCCAGAAGCTCACGGTCGCCCTCAAGCAGGAAGCCCGGCAGCCCAATTCGCTGCTCGCCGCGGAGATCAACCGCCGCAAGGAGCCGCTCGAGGCTTACCCGCTCGACAGCATGCGCATGGTCGGCAGCGTGAACCGCTCCGGGCGGCCATATGCCCTGCTGCGGGTGGACAACCTGCTTTATCAGGTCAAGCAGGGCGACTACCTCGGCCAGAACTACGGAAAGATCACCAAGATCTCGGAGACTGACGTGACGCTCCGGGAGATCGTCCAGGACGCGGCAGGCGAGTGGATCGAGCGCGCCAGCGCCCTCCAACTCCAGGAGAAGGCGCGATGA
- a CDS encoding shikimate kinase, producing the protein MPLPIALTGMPGGGKSTVGRHLARRLGWGFVDSDTLIEKRIGESIRGYFEREGEDRFRDLEQLVIQELTSQTGSRVIATGGGACLREANRLALHSRCTVVYLRSTPEELHRRLRHDTHRPLLQVADPLTRLRNLYAERDPLYRECSHFVIETGRPSVNTLVNMILMQLELAGIVEPNLVHSPVDPLRGPETE; encoded by the coding sequence TTGCCACTCCCTATCGCCCTGACCGGCATGCCCGGCGGTGGGAAATCCACTGTCGGTAGACACTTAGCGCGTCGGCTTGGTTGGGGATTCGTTGACTCGGACACCTTGATCGAGAAGCGAATCGGAGAATCGATTCGCGGCTACTTTGAACGTGAGGGTGAGGACAGATTCCGCGATCTTGAGCAGTTGGTGATCCAGGAACTCACGTCCCAGACGGGCTCCCGGGTCATCGCCACGGGCGGCGGCGCTTGTTTGCGTGAGGCGAACCGACTCGCATTGCACAGCCGCTGTACGGTGGTTTACCTCCGGTCCACGCCAGAGGAACTGCATCGCAGGCTTCGGCACGACACCCACAGACCGCTGCTCCAGGTGGCCGACCCGCTGACTCGGCTCCGCAATCTCTACGCTGAGCGCGATCCGCTCTACAGGGAATGCAGCCACTTTGTCATAGAGACCGGGCGACCTTCGGTGAACACACTAGTGAACATGATCCTGATGCAGTTGGAACTCGCGGGCATTGTCGAGCCCAATCTCGTTCATTCCCCCGTGGATCCCCTGCGCGGCCCTGAAACGGAATAG
- a CDS encoding PilN domain-containing protein gives MILINLLPHREERRQRRKVAFFAGLGVAAAAGLAVVGVWYLVVQQLTSVQQQRNEFLTAEIKKLEVQIKDIATLRAEIESLKARQKAVEDLQLDRNVPVHLLNELVKQTPEGIYFKTIKQDGQALTVAGIAQTQERISELLRNTAYSSEWLIKPELVESKSTTAQGANREQRQLFEFSMRLNVKRPQDTASAPAAASAPVAAPAAAASIPAAVAKKV, from the coding sequence GTGATTCTGATCAACCTGCTTCCCCACCGGGAAGAAAGGCGCCAGCGCAGGAAGGTCGCGTTCTTCGCCGGCCTCGGCGTCGCTGCGGCAGCCGGATTGGCGGTCGTGGGCGTGTGGTACCTCGTGGTGCAGCAGCTCACCTCGGTGCAGCAGCAGCGCAACGAGTTCCTCACCGCCGAGATCAAGAAGCTCGAGGTCCAGATCAAGGACATCGCGACGCTGCGCGCCGAGATCGAGTCCCTGAAGGCGCGCCAGAAGGCGGTTGAAGACCTTCAGCTTGATCGCAACGTGCCCGTCCACCTTCTCAACGAACTGGTCAAGCAGACGCCCGAAGGCATCTACTTCAAGACGATCAAGCAGGACGGACAGGCGCTGACGGTGGCGGGCATCGCGCAGACCCAGGAGCGAATCTCCGAACTGCTGCGCAACACGGCCTACAGCTCGGAGTGGCTGATCAAGCCCGAGTTGGTCGAGAGCAAGTCGACCACGGCGCAGGGCGCGAACCGCGAGCAGCGTCAACTGTTCGAGTTCTCGATGCGCCTGAACGTGAAGCGTCCGCAGGACACCGCATCGGCACCCGCCGCCGCGTCGGCGCCGGTTGCGGCTCCGGCGGCCGCCGCGTCGATCCCGGCTGCAGTAGCAAAGAAGGTGTGA